Genomic DNA from Dysidea avara chromosome 10, odDysAvar1.4, whole genome shotgun sequence:
aatgcaACAATATGAAATTGATTAATATAAGTACGCATGTAATTTTTAAATGGCTGAAATGCTTTTTAATTATATTATCTGGGGAGATACTAAGGTAATTAATGTGTAATAATTTCCTCTTCAGTGATAACAGCACATAATATTAATTTAATCACTATATATTTCTTCAGCATCAATAGTGTTATGTTTGTAGACATAGCCATTGTAGCTGGACACTGGCATTCCACAAATCAaatacttgaaaatgaggactcCCCTGTAGTGGTATGGTCTCTATGACTGCTATGCTATGAAATGTTATTGGAGCTTTGTGCAGTCATACAGACTACATCATATTATTAGACtgttgtatgttttattagagtaattcccAGGAAACTGATGTGGAAAGTTTATATTGTATGTGCAGTCCATTTCATGACCTGGAACTTTTAACCTGAAAGTTTCCCATACGATTCTAGCAGGACTTGAGAAAGGGCACTATATGTTAGTACAATCAACCACACTTTTCAGCTATTTAAatttgtactctaatagaacagtcatcgctatactcttaatagagcattcagtatagaataaCTACACTATAGCCACCGTTCcaattacactgcttggtctgaGTCATTATTACATCTGTTAATTTCAAAATtgcttttcaaaagttccagtgaaTCATCATTATACTGGGCCATGCATTAGCACAATCAAACAATAGCCTCCAGACGCCATTTCAAAGCACaataatcattcaaaatttccCTGGGGATGCCCCAGACCAATAGTCCATGTGATATTTAAATCAGAGATAATCTGCTTTCCTGTGATACTCAATTGCATGTGGTAAGCACATGAAGCATGCTGAGCTGGCCATTCAAAATCTCTAGGCTCTGACTAACAAATATTATGGTATAGAATTGTAAAAGGAAATTGCTAGCTAGTTCACATGTTATTCACATGTCCTCTACTAGATCAATTCTTGGAAATCATTAGTTTGCATCACTATGTAGCACACCATGACCCTCACAACACGTATTATAAGAACACACAATGCTGTTTAACATGTCATGCCACCACAAAGTCAATTACTTTTTAGTACTGATAACTTCTCAAGCCACATGACAAATACTACTATTATTGTGGTAGCTCATTTTATACGCACACACAAATAGACActtattactctaataaaacaatcattaAACTTATAAAGTGGTCACTCCAAATAACAATATTCTAACTAGGCATATTATATAAGTGATAAAAAGACTTGAGGAACAGCAGAACAAAAATACAAGCAGCGTTTCATGTAATGATCAGAATAGATATCAATGTGGTGATCATGAGTCCTGTTTGGTAGGAATTGTTTCAGAGTTTTCTACCTTCTTATCACCAGCGTCAATCTCTGCTAACATCTTCTGTAAATCCATTGAAGTATACTGAATTACAGGTTTCTTCTTAATGGTTGGCAACTGTTCAATCAAGTACTTGCAAGACCTGATCCTTTTCTTGATGTTTTCTGCCACCGTGTCACAGGCATCTTTCTTCTTCTTCAACTTTTCCTCTTTTGTTTCTAGTTCTCGTAGTTCAAACCTCAGTGCTTGAACATTTTTAGATTTTTCTTTTATGTTCTCTTCAGTTTCCAATAGCTTCTTCTGCAGTGACTCCTTCATTTGTGTATCCTCGTTCAAATTACTATTTGCATCtgtacaaaaaataaataaatatcagctcatgcacacacagagtTTCTGAAAACCCAAAGGTTCTGCTGGTAAGTGGTTGTCAGGTACAAAAAAAAACCGCCCTTGTCACGCTTACCCAGAAATTACAAAGTAGTAACATAACAAGATGTGTTAAACACAAAACACATGCTAAGTTGTACACAAATTTGTCATGAACAATTTCAATGCACAATATAAAAATCAGTTTAGGAAGAGACTCATATCCAGTACAATACAGCACTACATT
This window encodes:
- the LOC136268203 gene encoding tropomyosin-like; translated protein: MEEGTANTNILTALKLFPNPSKSTEASSIAQPAPMSETPMAVEQPVSTLSAEQVSLLLQRVLTKERLKTILVQESEEDKKTMQSLQEDLDDANSNLNEDTQMKESLQKKLLETEENIKEKSKNVQALRFELRELETKEEKLKKKKDACDTVAENIKKRIRSCKYLIEQLPTIKKKPVIQYTSMDLQKMLAEIDAGDKKVENSETIPTKQDS